The Misgurnus anguillicaudatus chromosome 23, ASM2758022v2, whole genome shotgun sequence sequence AGTATCATCAACGGACAGTCAGGTCACAGAGGATCGGCAAGGCCCGTCGGGGTCGTATGCCTCACAGACGGGAGGCGATGCCAAACGAAGGCGTTGTGATGAGAAAGACGTCCTTCCATCACACTATGTAAGTCACAATGATCACACTTATCTCCGTCAGCATGCATTTAACTGCTTACTGAAGTTATACAACTGAGATATTATTTTCCATGGATATCAACAACATGCTAGAGATATTTCGTACACCtcatataatataatgtaatattcTTCTCTGGAACACTTGACAGTTTTTTAGGTTCTCTGCACTTTACATCCCATACATACATATAAAGTATACTGTCCATGTGTGTTGTGAAGAGTCACAAGAGCGAGTAATTGGGAGATGATGTCACTACTGGGTGATGTCAATAGGAACATCAGCCCATGATCACATCAAAGCCCTGTTGCCATGACAACTAAGTGCGTTGTCACCCCCCGATTCACAGAGATGGACGAAAGAGGAGTGTGAGAGTGAGGCGTGTGAGAGAGATGGTCAAGGtgaaagacagagagaaatGGAGCAGAGGGTTGCGGATGGGGGGCAGACTTCCCCTGCTGTGACTGGTGAAATTAGATGCAAAGGGAGGGGGAAAGGGGGCAAAAACAGGACACTGCAATATTGTACATGTATGTATCTGTTAGATATGTCCCATAGGGGGGTTTATTTTTATGCctgttttgtatgtttgtgtgtgtttcacaGGACAGTGATGGGGACAAAAGTGAAGACAATCTCGTGGTAGATGTTTCAAATGAGGTGAGaccatatttatttaaattattcaaacaaaagacaaacaattaacattaaTTCGCTTCATGACATGTTTGTATTATGCCTAATATGTGTACTGGTATGGTAAAATCTGATTTCTGGTCACcatgatataaaaaaataaacaattattgaCGTAATATTTTAACATACTTTGCATTCAGGGATGTATAATTTTACACGtttcaataaaaaatgtgtCACATTATGAGGTAAAATAGGTTGGATATGCATTTTGCGAAGATTTGAAggattagttaaaaaaaattatacattttttacttgACTGACTTTATGCAGAAGACATATATATGTCTTCTGCATAAAGTatatataagtatatatatgtatatatatatatatatatatatatatatatataagcttTGAGCCCtcccctcggacagcacgccataCCCTTCGCTAAAACTAAATTATATTTAAGGGAGAAATCGTAAATAGTGATATTATAAATTATACCTGATTAGTCACTGATCCTAAtaacatttgtattttatccgtcaACACGAAATATCAACAACAATACTGAACGAAAATTTCCATTGGTTTATTAAATGTTACTCATATCGTAATTGCTGATAACATCATACAGGCAAATCAGTATTGTTTATTAACCGCCGAGCAGCTGGAGTCACTCAGGACCGCAGCGTTTTTATTTATTACGTGACCCCACTGCATAATTGcagcattttaaaaacaaaaatatcagAATTCATGCAACATTACACCAAGCATTACACAAGAAAATCTCAGCAGTCGTTTTCTCATTTAATGCGAGTAAACAGAGTCTGACATAATGAGATAAAGAGAGCTAGAGAGAGCAAATAGATGAGGCCTTGTTGTGATGAAATCCAGattaataaatgtgtgtgtgaactaATTAGCAGTGTTTGCTATGGCAAGCTTAACTCTAATAATTTTTATACTTAACTTTGGCCTTTGCTTTAACATGCATAAGTAAGACTTTAACACGAAGATGTGAATGAGACTTAATTTAAATTCTATTACATGTACAACTTTTAACAGATAGACAATGGGTATTGCTCGACAGCCGGTATTGCTCGATAAAAGCAGTAGTTCACACTATCGGCTATCGCCTGAtactttaactcattccccgccagccattttttgagaagttgcccgtccgcattttttgtgattttcaccaaagtttcacaaaatgccttccaggaaaatgttcttctaaaaatatataaacatacaaatatatcaaatgaacagtgttgggggtaatgcattacaagtaacatgcattatgtaataatattacttttctgaagtaacgagtaaagtaacgcattactttttaaatgtacatattaatatttgagttacttttttagaaaagtaatgcaagtactttttactttaaaggggggtttaatggtatttcaagcattctgacttattaacacagttatagagttttttcctcatgctaaacgtaggcaaagtgtcaaaaaagcagtttgaAAAAAGCGGactatttctgtgccgaatgcacttcgccagggttcgtacaagtttcggaaagtttttttcgattacaggtccaactgacgtttcaggggttttcgatacgtatcccccggaaaaccccgcccacccgtcaatcagcgggaaaGGCTAGAGCTTGCACATATTTTATCACGCCACttagctttgtttaatttcaaaacttcaacaatggcacgaaagatgaagtgtgtttttggatgtaaggagaagaaatccagccttatgaaaacaatggatatagtttattatccggggtagcagcagaaTTTTGCGtatgtgtttgatgcgctggattttcccaaccgggtcacgagttgcatgcggtacGTAAGACttttgtcttatgttggaaataggcgcgtgcatattatataaatgacacgaacatgtagtgaatcataagttataagtgttgtatagtgttgcatgactcgtactcgctccacccgcggtagtaactcctcctttcCCATGCTAACTTTTATTTTCCAGTTTTCAGCTCAGCAACATCGGTTTTGCATTAAGCTAGTCTTAATTTAAAACCCTATTTGGCTGCTATTAGTGATGCaccaatataaaaaaattctggccCAAATCCGAAAATTTAGGATTCACTTGGCCGAAAAACGAAACAGAAGCCGAAAATGGCTTCTtttgaaaactttaaaatgtttaacttttctCTGTAGGCCTATATTTGCTTGAATTTAATGAATCTGAATTCTGAAACACAGAATGGCAGTGCATGGGGCTATATTTTGCAGTTGCATGTAAatcattctttttttcttaattttaaatTGCTTTGCAAAACAACAGTGTAAAAACAGCAGTAGAACTTAATCCAAACTTAAACTGTGAAAACTTAGTCTGTTTAGTTAAACACATGTGCAGTGCTATgcacattttaatgtaatacacactatatacacacacacagaaaatcGGACTGTTGTTTATTTAAGCAAACGTGGCAGGTTTCTTTTAAAACGATGCTTAGCTTTTTTTAACtgacatatattattgtttataatgttatatattaaaacagaataaaaAGGTTACATTCTCATTATGAATTTAGCacgtatgaagataatttcatcatttttacaacgcaatgtaagcctcatattaaacataacaaaagCATTCGTCTTGTAActtaaacggatttgaaatgatcATCACATAGAGGGACAGAGTCAAGTGAAATCTGCTTAAATCAGGGGTAggttttatttcatctcaaatctaaaatggtttgtgctttctatcatttaaaacaatcacagcaaacagcacagGCAGGGTTTGTCAATGCCGCTCACAACGCGAGAGATAGACTATATGTGTGCCTGTTGCTCAAGCGCggggtatgtgtgcttgtcaatgacGGACATTAAATCGGCGGAAATCTGCGCGGAAATCTGCGGACGCCAATTCAGTTTTCCCCTGCTCAAAGCGCCCCAAACGACTCCGGATAAAAACACAAACGtaacattacgatgggttcCAGTGTCAAGAGCGCTTCACTTCATGCTTCCATCTCCTTTTCCCTCtttctttttctatttttaGCCCCCGAAAGCTTTTTGCTTTATCCATCATTCGACGACAACAGTGTGCGTACTGTGACAACTGTATGTACCTGCGCGCTCACGGCGCCGGCGCGCCCGCTTGAGATATTCCATTATAATCCAAAATTCTATTATGGAATCTTATGAGGGCGCCTACTCTAGCCTGTTTGTAATCTAAAATGTTATATAATGTTGAGGAAATACAGAAATGATTTAGAAATGCACAACAGCAGCTACAtagaaaatacaaacaaaaaaacggatttatatACCGGCATATAGCGCATACCCACTTTTTGCGCCACTGTATGCAAATATATGCAAGTACCAAAttgtctttctctctttcttcgCCAGGAGGCTTCCTCTCCGGTGGGCAGTGTTCCTCTCTCTCCTCACGGGAACGGTTTAGACCGAGTCCCAAATTTAAGGAAGGAGCTCCCACTGTCCCCCAGTCCCCCACCAACTACCCCACCACACAGTCCACCTCCTGGCAAGAGCAAGGACACAGTGCAAGTAGGAATGTTGTAATACATATACCTTGATAAAATCAATACCATGTAATGCACTGTAGGTCACATGTGTATAGTGATGCTTTACTGTAAAACTTGTCTATCTGTTTTTTGGCAGACAGAGAAGTCCCAGTCGCCCTCCTCTAAATCGGGCAATTCCTCTCCTTCTCGCCATGACTCCCTAACCCCTGGTCCACCTGGGCCCAGCACTTCCTGTTTACGCTTGGTCAACAAACCGGCCTCCTCAGCGGATCCTTTGGGTGCGTTTTATATCTCATTCGCCTGACTATAAGTCctataaatgttaaaatgaataacGCTGCCTGTTTTTTAGCCCTGCGGAGTCCCCTGACCATGACACCCGGTTCTTACCCGACTCACTTTGGGGTGGTGTCTCACGCTGGGCTCAATGGAGAGCTTGCCAGTCCGGGCGGGTTCGGGGGCTCCCTCACGCTCTCGCCTCAAATCAATGCCGCGGCCAATGCCTACACACGCAGTCCTATGGTAACAGCACACACTTTGTATTGGAAATGCATTAACCAATCCAAGTACCTAATCCAGGTAACTACTTTATACATGAATGTTGAAAATTTTCTATGAACTTACCGGTAGCGTATGAATCCCGTTCACATCTTAGGCCTTCAGGGCTGTCCTCCTCACTGCCCGGTTCCACTGGTGGAAAACCGtaagtttattttctttctgTCACCTTCAGTATTTTTTGGGTGTGCACACAAAACATCACTTTTAACCAAACTTACCTTCTCTTTCTCCCAAGCGCTTACTCGTTTCACGTGAGTGCAGATGGTCAGATGCAACCTGTGCCCTTCCCTCCCGATGCCCTCCTCGGTCCGGGTATCCCTCGACACGCCCGTCAGATTCACACCCTCAGTCATGGTGAGGTTGTGTGTGCGGTCACCATCAGCACCTCCACGCGTCACGTCTACACCGGTGGCAAAGGTTGTGTCAAAGTGTGGGACATCAGCCAACCAGGCAGCAAGAGCCCAATGGCCCAACTGGACTGTTTGGTAAGATCTGAGACTCTCTTTGTAGCTAGACTTCATAGTCGTATCTTTGATCTCGATCATTTTACCCAATCAGAACAGAGACAACTACATTCGCTCCTGTAAGATTCTTCCTGATGGGCGTACCTTGATAGTCGGGGGCGAAGCCAGCACGCTGTCAATCTGGGACTTGGCCACGCCCACTCCACGCATCAAAGCCGAATTAACGTCCTCGGCTCCGGCCTGCTACGCTCTGGCCATCAGTCCAGACAACAAGGTCTGTTTCTCCTGCTGTAGTGATGGAAACATCGTGGTCTGGGATCTGCACAACCAGACGCTTGTCAGGTATCTAAACACTTTTGGCTGAATGTTCTTCATGTGTGTTTGAAGTTACTTttagagatgatgtaatgttgTATCTTCATATGTAGGCAGTTCCAGGGTCACACAGATGGAGCCAGTTGTATCGACATCTCCAACGATGGCACCAAACTGTGGACCGGAGGTTTAGACAACACAGTGCGCTGCTGGGACCTGAGAGAGGGACGTCAGCTCCAGCAGCATGACTTCACCTCACAGGTACTGTGGCCAATTTTGgtgtatttgtgttttgtcGAATCAGTCTGGCGTCTATTGATCTGTTTATTTGTGcacacacagatcttctctctTGGTTATTGTCCAACGGGTGAATGGCTTGCGGTCGGGATGGAGAGCAGTAATGTTGAAGTGCTGCACGTCTCCAAACCGGACAAATACCAGCTGCACCTTCATGAGAGCTGCGTTCTCTCGCTCAAGTTTGCCTACTGCGGTACGCCTCATAGCTTCTTgtgttataaaatgttatagAGATGAATTGTGACACAATGATTTCCTGGATAATTTGCGGTTTTTAAAGTACTCTACCCATCCTGTGTATGTATATAGGCATTTATTATTAACACTGTCTTTaagtttaaaagtttaaaaccGTACGAATAGCATTTATCTTAAAGTGATTTTAGAGGTAAAGCAAtgactgatgatgatgatgtttctatgtgtgtgtgtttaaggaAAGTGGTTTGTAAGTACAGGAAAAGACAATCTGCTCAATGCATGGAGGACACCATATGGAGCAAGTATATTCCAGGTGTGTttggaatttttatttttttcggaGCCCCAAGTTCGTATCCCAGCTCGTGATCCcgtacccctctctccaccgtgtactttcctgtcctttAATTACATACTATCTATCATATAAAGgcaaaaataacttaaaaaaaccaAAAAATCTTTGTCTTTGTATGCTCTTAGTCAATTGTAACTGTGAGTTCACACCACactgactttcttacttagtatttttgtcttgtttttagtaaaaaatatctaaaaattcttaaatcaagatgtattttctttatgaggaaatgacctaaaaaagtctagtttttagacaaaacatatcaaatttaaaggaacagtatgtaggattgtggctaaaactggtactgcaatcacacaactggtggccaatacacaacatgacaacataaacatcagttgagagctgcaactccactttttaaatgacaatatcctggctggaCTGCTGTTGTAAGTGATATAagtttttgaaatgaaaatgatttcttaatgtctagtgacatatcagtgccattttatgattaattgatataaatttcttacatactgttcctttaagtgaatttgtaattaaaacaagcaaaaaaatcttatttcatTAGCAGatttgttttgtctaaaaactagacttattttcttaggtcatttgctcatcaagaaaataaatcttgattcaagaatttttagatatttctactgaaaacaagacaaaaatactaagtaagaagtAATTTTGATGCGTCAAATTCACGTCtactgcgtctagtttgccgtttgaacattttgagtttactcgcttattctagtcatcgagaaattcacgcagaaatttgcgtcatgggaggggcttctgcaacttcctgtaatcacgtcactactagagcaagcgcCTGATTtgttaacgcggcacgtttaTTCCGTCAAAGTTAACATTTTTGAACGCACCGTTTCTCGCTGCACCGCTCAAGTCGCACCATTTGCACGAACTAGACGcacaaatgaggcggaatcgcgtctactgcgcTGCGCTAAAAGCCTCATtcgcaccgcgagacctccagacgcacgtcaacgcgtcttcatgTTGACtgaacattgaaatcactcacgcttgacgcctctaccacggctggtgtgaacgcaccataagAGTGTGGTATTATTGTAAGGTTTTGGCCATGTTTACTGCACTAAAAACAATGATAATGCGTGATTTTCTTCTGTCGAGATTTTCTTTGTGTCACGAACCATATTTTGCTGAATGTTCAAGCTGTTTTTTCTTTATACTCTTTGTGTTGTAAACTCTAAAAGTACAAAAGCACAATACTGTGGTTTTGTTTTCTTAgagatgcactgatatatcaACCTATAATtggtatcggcagataaaagCATTATTTCCCACAAAAATAGGGAGAAAAAAGGAATCAGAACTCACGCTCTGCACTTCTAGGATTACTAGTAGTAGTAAAAAAGGCAACTATTGGTATCTATTGTATCGATAGGTTCATCCAAGTAATCATATTTCAGTATCTGCACAGAAATTTTGTGTCAGTACATGcctaattttttaaatcactatccactttattaaagggatagtttgcccaaagatgaaaattaccccatgatttactcaccttcatgccATCCAagttacatatgaagagttttgttgcaaaacgagataaatccattttttaacatttttgtcaaaacatgtttattattatgttatcgtgttattattttgttttatggtgctacttagctgtattttttaagttatgaaggtttaaatcaaaacaaaccaactgcagttgcattgaaattaattggaatgcacaaccaaaaaatgagatttctgaacaattaaaaaaactgtggttatctcgttttgcaacgaaactcttcatatgtttatCCTTTTTTCATACGAACACATATTcagatatttttgaaaatgtcctACCAATATTTCTAACGGATTATAGGGTCCAGCTCCTTCAAGTCCAAGGAATGTGCGTCCATCCATCCCCAGTGtacgaactttttttaagtgaCGTACAGGGCTGTGACGATAAATCGCGTGTcccatttaaaaacacctgtctgaaatcgattctgattctgtgtttcatgcgcagcttgtgcgtgtactacggcgttttggtcagtaggtaagtccttatcaatctaaaatcattatgagtctgagtcgtttataacgtgcatttaaaaaaagcaacactcgtcgaacaatcatgaaaatacctgaaacaattaaaaaaacattttcttataAACATTTCCTGTAATAGCGTTTTGTAATgttacttcttctgtggcacaattgaagtttctgcacgagagcgccctctggcttttggatgttcagggatttcaccgtaattcaatACAATTCATTTATTGAGAAAACATGCGATTAATCCTCTGTCcatttgattggacaatggCAAAACTCATATGACGCACTAATCTATATAAATAattggattgcgcatgacgtcacaattgtgaagccatcgcgccgccatgttggtatgccgaaacattctattaaaacaatggacgttatcagattttaatgataaaacactaCTTTACTAGTCTCCGTTTTTATATCTAAAGTCTCCCTGTACATTACAACGCAAATGGCCTAATCATCTACATAGTTTTTTACTAAATgttgtacattttgctttttaaacagtaaattactatacattcatcttcattacagtatcagatcagcggaCAGAcggcagcatatttagtattaatgacaaacgtgctcattctgaaatctaaatcaataatcatgctttgtaccatatgtgcatgcaatcatttgtaattatgttatctttacaagttacctaaacttattcagAAAAATAACGTACCCGTCTCATAAACAGAATgaacactcaccttaacgttttttataaatcccttATCccgcccgattaaaacataaacattgcaaataacaccagaagtAACCATTAAGTTACGTAcacataaaaatttattttgtgtgactgatacgctgtaaaccggatgaatttagatcatgattttgaatgtaaGTCAGTGACGCCCTCTGCTGGTTGGGCTTACCAAGATGGCCGCTTGAACTCTGCACTGGTTTCACCTCATGCcattacgttaagcgttctatgcgcaatccagtcatttatatagatcagtgatgTGACGTCAGGTGCTTTTCTGCAGgccacaaaaaacacaaaacgtTCGGCGCACATAAGCAGTgtgcataaacagcgcgcataACGCTCACTGCACatagaaaattattaaaaaaagatctgtgtgattggcccctaagATGGCGctgttaccggaagctagttagtttagtttgtaaagttttacatttagatatttctcttacaaaatcgcattgaTTACCCTCAAATGGCCTTTATGGccctggagccatgtggattacttttgaGAAGGATGAATCCACATTCTTGAACTTGAAGGAGCTGGACCAATATATTCATTGGAAGAGCTTAGGACATTtccaaaaatatctaaatgtgTTCGTATAAAAAAGATGTGTAACTCAGATGgcttgagggtaagtaaatattTTTGGGCTGAAATATCGCTTTTACACTACTAAGCCTTTTGTGTTTCATAAGAAGCATGAGGGTTGAGAAAGTGTgcatgtatttttcattttttagttgatgtgtacctttaaatctATATTTCGCCTTCCAAAAAATAGTATAGCAATTTCACATTACTCTTGGGCATcgctcactctctttctctgctTCTTTGCTCACTCTTGAGAATGCCTCTCTTTATTGTGCTACACAATTAACACACCGAAACAAAAGCCCATCTGTATGCAGACACGAAATGTCTGTTTATCGAAGTCAACCTAAAAAAGAGCAAAACTTGTTTTTGAAACAAGACGCATGATGTAGCTCACTGACTCGCCATTTGTTTCACTGATGCGTGCTGTTGTCGATTTAAATTCGAAAATGGTTTCACGCCTCTAGTGACACAGTGAGATTTAACTTGATCTTATCAT is a genomic window containing:
- the tle2b gene encoding transducin-like enhancer protein 4 isoform X1 — encoded protein: MYPQGRHPVPLQPGQSFKFTVLETLDRIKEEFQFLQAQYHSLKLECEKLASEKTEMQRHYIMYYEMSYGLNIEMHKQAEIVKRLSAICAQIIPFLSQEHQQQVVQAVERAKQVTMAELNAIIGQQQLQHLSHHTPGIPLTPHPSGLSLGSTSGLLALTGALGVSAHLANKDERNHLDPEHLREGAPSRSKSVSSTDSQVTEDRQGPSGSYASQTGGDAKRRRCDEKDVLPSHYDSDGDKSEDNLVVDVSNEEASSPVGSVPLSPHGNGLDRVPNLRKELPLSPSPPPTTPPHSPPPGKSKDTVQTEKSQSPSSKSGNSSPSRHDSLTPGPPGPSTSCLRLVNKPASSADPLALRSPLTMTPGSYPTHFGVVSHAGLNGELASPGGFGGSLTLSPQINAAANAYTRSPMVAYESRSHLRPSGLSSSLPGSTGGKPAYSFHVSADGQMQPVPFPPDALLGPGIPRHARQIHTLSHGEVVCAVTISTSTRHVYTGGKGCVKVWDISQPGSKSPMAQLDCLNRDNYIRSCKILPDGRTLIVGGEASTLSIWDLATPTPRIKAELTSSAPACYALAISPDNKVCFSCCSDGNIVVWDLHNQTLVRQFQGHTDGASCIDISNDGTKLWTGGLDNTVRCWDLREGRQLQQHDFTSQIFSLGYCPTGEWLAVGMESSNVEVLHVSKPDKYQLHLHESCVLSLKFAYCGKWFVSTGKDNLLNAWRTPYGASIFQSKESSSVLSCDVSPDDKYIVTGSGDKKATVYEVVY
- the tle2b gene encoding transducin-like enhancer protein 4 isoform X3: MQRHYIMYYEMSYGLNIEMHKQAEIVKRLSAICAQIIPFLSQEHQQQVVQAVERAKQVTMAELNAIIGQQQLQHLSHHTPGIPLTPHPSGLSLGSTSGLLALTGALGVSAHLANKDERNHLDPEHLREGAPSRSKSVSSTDSQVTEDRQGPSGSYASQTGGDAKRRRCDEKDVLPSHYDSDGDKSEDNLVVDVSNEEASSPVGSVPLSPHGNGLDRVPNLRKELPLSPSPPPTTPPHSPPPGKSKDTVQTEKSQSPSSKSGNSSPSRHDSLTPGPPGPSTSCLRLVNKPASSADPLALRSPLTMTPGSYPTHFGVVSHAGLNGELASPGGFGGSLTLSPQINAAANAYTRSPMVAYESRSHLRPSGLSSSLPGSTGGKPAYSFHVSADGQMQPVPFPPDALLGPGIPRHARQIHTLSHGEVVCAVTISTSTRHVYTGGKGCVKVWDISQPGSKSPMAQLDCLNRDNYIRSCKILPDGRTLIVGGEASTLSIWDLATPTPRIKAELTSSAPACYALAISPDNKVCFSCCSDGNIVVWDLHNQTLVRQFQGHTDGASCIDISNDGTKLWTGGLDNTVRCWDLREGRQLQQHDFTSQIFSLGYCPTGEWLAVGMESSNVEVLHVSKPDKYQLHLHESCVLSLKFAYCGKWFVSTGKDNLLNAWRTPYGASIFQSKESSSVLSCDVSPDDKYIVTGSGDKKATVYEVVY
- the tle2b gene encoding transducin-like enhancer protein 4 isoform X2, giving the protein MYPQGRHPVPLQPGQSFKFTVLETLDRIKEEFQFLQAQYHSLKLECEKLASEKTEMQRHYIMYYEMSYGLNIEMHKQAEIVKRLSAICAQIIPFLSQEHQQQVVQAVERAKQVTMAELNAIIGQQLQHLSHHTPGIPLTPHPSGLSLGSTSGLLALTGALGVSAHLANKDERNHLDPEHLREGAPSRSKSVSSTDSQVTEDRQGPSGSYASQTGGDAKRRRCDEKDVLPSHYDSDGDKSEDNLVVDVSNEEASSPVGSVPLSPHGNGLDRVPNLRKELPLSPSPPPTTPPHSPPPGKSKDTVQTEKSQSPSSKSGNSSPSRHDSLTPGPPGPSTSCLRLVNKPASSADPLALRSPLTMTPGSYPTHFGVVSHAGLNGELASPGGFGGSLTLSPQINAAANAYTRSPMVAYESRSHLRPSGLSSSLPGSTGGKPAYSFHVSADGQMQPVPFPPDALLGPGIPRHARQIHTLSHGEVVCAVTISTSTRHVYTGGKGCVKVWDISQPGSKSPMAQLDCLNRDNYIRSCKILPDGRTLIVGGEASTLSIWDLATPTPRIKAELTSSAPACYALAISPDNKVCFSCCSDGNIVVWDLHNQTLVRQFQGHTDGASCIDISNDGTKLWTGGLDNTVRCWDLREGRQLQQHDFTSQIFSLGYCPTGEWLAVGMESSNVEVLHVSKPDKYQLHLHESCVLSLKFAYCGKWFVSTGKDNLLNAWRTPYGASIFQSKESSSVLSCDVSPDDKYIVTGSGDKKATVYEVVY